tatatattaatgttcttaattatttaaaattttgtaataattttttatatataattttgatgtaggaATACAAAATTCATATCATCGGGTAGTTACCTTACGGCAGCGCCTTTAATTTTATAAACGTACTCCAGCATCTGATCATAATTCCAATTATCATCTTGTTTTCTACATTagagggaagaaaaaaaaaagacatgatTAGCCAAAAAATTACGCATGTAATTATTTTGATGTAACGGATAAAATCATAACTCATAAGATCAAAACTACATCATCATTTCTGCCAAGCTTTTAAGGACGTCCCGGGTATCAGAGCAAAATGCTGGAATCACTTCAAGGAAAAAATGATCTTCGATTTTCTCTTTCAGTAAATAGATAGAAGTAAAACAGTCATCCGCCAaaccctataacatcaaagaaaatGATCAGAACAACAACTATAATAATAAATCAATAAATCAAACTGTGTTTCAAAAATAAATCGGGTTAACTACTAAAAACGCTCCCGATTTATTCAAACGCCGACAAAAATGCATccgaattttactatcgacaaaaatacctttaaataatttaaaaatgcatcAAAAATACCCAACAGTAAGTATGTATTTTCAAAAAGtatcttagagattgaattttgacgCAATTTTTTGTaagcatgattagaaaaatgagatattattattcttaaaattcgGTAATTTTTTTGCTGAgtatgtatttttttgtgattttttaaaagtattattggttgttaacaaaaaaattacaaaaaaattatatacttaacaaaaaattaccaaattttaaggataataatatctcatttttctaatcatgcttgCTGAAAAtcgtatcaaaattcaatctctaatgtattttttgagaaatacatatttaatgttagataatcttgcaaaaaaattaacattaaatatgtatttctcaaaaaatacattagagattgaattttggtaCAATTTTTTGCAAACATGATTAAACAAATGAGATATTAttgttcttaaaatttggtgattttttgttaagtatatattttttttgtaatttttgaaaagtattattggttgttaacaaaaaaattataagatatatacttaacgaaaaatcaccaaattttaaagataataaTATCTCAATTTtataatcatgcttgcaaaaaattgcatcaaaattcaatgtCTAagacattttttgaaaatatatatttactgttgggtatttttgttgtgtttttaaattatttgaaggcaTTTTGGTCGATAGTAAAATTCAGGTGCATTTTTGTCAGCATTTGAATAATTCGGAGATGTTTTTGGTAGTTAACccttataatttattgatatagaattatagaatATGTTTCTATTATTTGAGCTAGTTTATGAGCTCGAACAAACTCGTAAGCTTTTCTTAAGTCGAACTTAAACTTACAATATAAATTCGATTGTTAATGAATCGAGTCGTAAACTAAATTTAATTTTtgtaaatcaaatttaaatttggtctaattcaatttaatttgactCACTTTCAATTCTATTTGCAGCTAACTAttcattttttttcacattttatcTCAGAGATAAATCATAAATTACTAATTGTTGAACTTTATGATAACTCCCATTGCTTTGTACCACGACGAGGATGAAATGCCGATTTGAGTGTAATCAAAAATTACATTCTCCAATACTAACTCGCTTAGAAGGTATAAAAGATGAGTAAGGTTAAAGACCAGTAATTTTTGTAATTGGTAGCTATTAAATAATCATTAATGATAATTTAATTgtgtaaaattttatttaatgacTTACTTTTCTACTGATTATATATTggtcaaaattcaataaaattgctggcGGAGACTTTTCCATAAAAGATTTCTCCTTCCAACCTCCAAGCGGGGTAAATGCGAGCATGCATGCACAGGAAACTGNNNNNNNNNNNNNNNNNNNNNNNNNNNNNNNNNNNNNNNNNNNNNNNNNNNNNNNNNNNNNNNNNNNNNNNNNNNNNNNNNNNNNNNNNNNNNNNNNNNNNNNNNNNNNNNNNNNNNNNNNNNNNNNNNNNNNNNNNNNNNNNNNNNNNNNNNNNNNNNNNNNNNNNNNNNNNNNNNNNNNNNNNNNNNNNNNNNNNNNNNNNNNNNNNNNNNNNNNNNNNNNNNNNNNNNNNNNNNNNNNNNNNNNNNNNNNNNNNNNNNNNNNNNNNNNNNNNNNNNNNNNNNNNNNNNNNNNNNNNNNNNNNNNNNNNNNNNNNNNNNNNNNNNNNNNNNNNNNNNNNNNNNNNNNNNNNNNNNNNNNNNNNNNNNNNNNNNNNNNNNNNNNNNNNNNNcattaaaaaattttaaaaaataaatattttttattatcataaTTATAaactatattaaaaattttaatttattttgaatcttttcaaatagatatagaggaTCAATATTAAATCGTGACTTTTGATGTTGATTGACAATTAATCCATTTTATGGCACCGAGGTATCTTCATCCGTTCAATGTGGTATTATAGGAAAATTTTGGTTCGTATTCCATAGTACTATTCCTATTTCTTCAAATTCCAATCTCTAAATTCACGTAAAACACAATGGCAAAAAAACACGCCATAGGAATCGATCTTGGCACCACGTATTCATGTGTTGCTATCTGGGAGGAGCGAAATTCTCGCGCCGAGATCATTCACAACGATCAAGGAAACAGAACAACCCCTTCTTTTGTTGCTTTCACTAATTCACAGAGATTGGTCGGTGATGCTGCCAAAAATCAGGCTTCAACCAACCCAACTAACACTGTCTTTGGTACTATCTTTATCTCATCTTCTTTTTCACCAATTGTTCTTATAGCACGAAATCTTTACAATGCTACTTTTCACAGATGCTAAGAGGTTGATTGGTAGGAAATATAGCGATCCTGTTATTGAGAATGATTTGAAGCTTTGGCCGTTTAAGGTTGTAGCCGATGCTGAAGACAAGCCAAAGATTGTTGTTAACTATAAAGGCCAAGAAAACGAACTTACTCCTGAAGAGATTTCATCTATGATCCTCACAAAAATGAAGGACATTGCAGGGGCATTTTTGGAATCTCCTGTGACTGATGCTGTTGTTACTGTCCCTGCTTATTTCAGCCACTCTCAGCGGAAAGCCACAAAAGATGCCGGAACCATTGCCGGCCTAAATGTTATGAGGATCATCAATGAACCTACAGCTGCGGCTCTTGCTTATGGCCTTCAGAAGAGGCCTAATTGCGTCGGAAAGCGCAATGTATTTGTTTTTGATCTCGGTGGTGGCACCCTTGACGTGTCACTCCTTACAATTAAGGGTGACACTTACCAGGTTAAGGCCACCGCCGGAGACACTCATTTAGGAGGAGAAGATTTTGACAATAGAATGGTGCGTTATCTTGCTAAAGAGTTCAAAAGGAAGTACAAAGAAGACATGAATGGGAACTCAAAAGCTTTAAGGAGGTTGAGAAATGAGTGTGAGAAAGCCAAGAGAATACTCTCATATAACAATGAAGCCACCATTGACATAGATGCTTTGTTTCAAGGCATTGACTTCCATTCAACCATGACTCGTGCCAGGTTTGAGAAACTCAACGATGATCTATTTGAAAAGTGTATGGACACAGTTAAGAGGTGTCTTGATGATGCCAGAGTCGACAAGAATCATGTACATGACTTAGTTCTTGTCGGCGGCTCATCAAGAATCCCCAAAGTTCAGAAGCTTCTGCAGAGTTTCTTTCCTGGAAAGGAACTCTGCAAGAGTATCAACCCCGACGAAGCCGTCGCTTATGGCGCCGCCGTTCAGGCTTATATGATAAATAACGGTCAGGGAGGCAATGATAGTAAGACTTTGAAGAACTTGGTCTTAATGGACGTTACTCCGCTTTCGCTGGGAACATCGATAAAAGGGGATCTCATGAGTGTTTTGATTCCAAGAAATACTCCAATTCCTGCAAAGAAAAAAGGAACATACTTCACAGATTCTGATGACCAACCTACAGTTTGCGTTGATGTGTATGAAGGAGAGAGGTTAAGAGCAAGTGAGAACAACATGCTTGGATTGTTCTCTTTCGATGTTCCTCCGGCCCCACGTGGCTTTCCAATCTATATATGTTTCGATGTAAATGAAGATGGGATCCTGAGTGTGTCTGCGAAGGAAAAACTCACCGGAAAGAAACAAGAGATTACAATAAATAATGGCACGGGAAGGTTTTCGGCCAAGGAAGTTGCGAAAATGATTGAAGAAGCTGAAATGTTGAAGGATGAAGATGAGAAGTACAAAGAGAGAGTTAAAGCAAAGAATGCTTTGGATGAATGTGTGTATAAAGTGAAGAAAGCTATCAAGGATGGGAACTTCTTCTCTAAGGTTTCTGCAATGGATAAACAGAGGATTATGGCTGCTATTAGAGAGACCAGAGATATGGTTAATAATGATGGGGTGGAGCAAGGGGAAACGTATCAGTATAAGAAGTGTTTGATGGAGTTGCAGAGTGTTACTAATGAAATAATGGACAAAATTAACAGTGATTATGAAGAAAGTGATAATGAGGATTAATTAGCATAGTTTCTTTTTGTGAGGATCAAGTTTTGATCGATGACCCAGGCAGGGAATACAATATTTCAGACTTAAATGCTCTTCCGTTATGCTAACTTATTTTAGCCTATAGTTCACATTACTTGATCATGTTTTTTACTGTGCTGTGTTCTTGCACTGGTTTGCAATGGGCATAATGTGATAGAAATTTCTTCTAATCCCAACAGGAAAAACCTTTTTGCATTGAttgaatttaaaaatatgaaaagaaatgagaaataaaaatagaatatataGAGCCCAACGTAAAGCTTTTTAAGAAGGACTAATCAGCTAATTCTCAATAAGAAGTCCCATATCCCATTATCCCATAGAAATTTAATTTAGAGTCCCACTAGGGAGACAATAATATTTgtatacaatatgtacaatgggctTTTTATCTAgtccaattttatttgaaaataataataaacccTCAATTAATCTAATTACAATCCCTAAATGAAATTACCCCCAATTCACCCATTTTGACCGTGTTACCCTACCACCAAAACACCGCCTCCTCCTCATTGCTCACCAACCCCCACCCCGCCGTGTAGCCGTCTAAATTGCAACTTGCAGCAACTCCGCGAACATCTGCTTTGGAGATCCCTTGTTCGCGAGCAAACCCCGTCGCTGGCAGCATCGGGATCGCATGGACAGTCATCACTTCCGACCCGAGTAGCTGCGCCCAGGCGCCGCGCTTGTTCGCCGTTGCTGGAAGCACAGCATCGCCAGCGCACGGTTCGCGGCTGCAGATCCGATCCTTGATTTGCCGACTGACGTGTTCCAGAACCTCGTCGACCATCCACCGTGAGTGCGTTAGTTTCTTCTTTTCATGGTTCCTCATTGCAGTTGCTTCCTGTTTTATAGAGTGTTTATGATGTTTAGTTTTTTTATTCTACATGGTGAAAATGCAATAAATggatttttattattttggagCATGAGAAATTAGATGTTGTTTGAGATTGTTGCAATTGATTTAACAGTTTCGATGCATGACGTGAACCATTCACCGGGACCAACATCGAGCATCCACGTTAAGTGGGTTAGTTTCTTCCTTTCATGATACATCATTCA
The DNA window shown above is from Arachis ipaensis cultivar K30076 chromosome B08, Araip1.1, whole genome shotgun sequence and carries:
- the LOC107610505 gene encoding heat shock cognate 70 kDa protein-like codes for the protein MAKKHAIGIDLGTTYSCVAIWEERNSRAEIIHNDQGNRTTPSFVAFTNSQRLVGDAAKNQASTNPTNTVFDAKRLIGRKYSDPVIENDLKLWPFKVVADAEDKPKIVVNYKGQENELTPEEISSMILTKMKDIAGAFLESPVTDAVVTVPAYFSHSQRKATKDAGTIAGLNVMRIINEPTAAALAYGLQKRPNCVGKRNVFVFDLGGGTLDVSLLTIKGDTYQVKATAGDTHLGGEDFDNRMVRYLAKEFKRKYKEDMNGNSKALRRLRNECEKAKRILSYNNEATIDIDALFQGIDFHSTMTRARFEKLNDDLFEKCMDTVKRCLDDARVDKNHVHDLVLVGGSSRIPKVQKLLQSFFPGKELCKSINPDEAVAYGAAVQAYMINNGQGGNDSKTLKNLVLMDVTPLSLGTSIKGDLMSVLIPRNTPIPAKKKGTYFTDSDDQPTVCVDVYEGERLRASENNMLGLFSFDVPPAPRGFPIYICFDVNEDGILSVSAKEKLTGKKQEITINNGTGRFSAKEVAKMIEEAEMLKDEDEKYKERVKAKNALDECVYKVKKAIKDGNFFSKVSAMDKQRIMAAIRETRDMVNNDGVEQGETYQYKKCLMELQSVTNEIMDKINSDYEESDNED